In the genome of Treponema pedis, one region contains:
- the aroC gene encoding chorismate synthase: MGANSFGRFFTVTTFGESRSLGVGAVIDGCPAGVPLKNEDIQSALNRRKPSPLLRGGKEVKTAHIFSTTRAEEDLCEILSGVYLEKTLGSPIAVLVKNKETSFKNYENLKDIYRPGHADYAYEIKYGFRDYRGGGRASGRETVGRVIGGACARAFLNSYFEKTGQKKTEIKIWAEEIAGIKTSPVFENSALPENISEKLLQLSREGDSAGCVLSAEVLNVPKGLGSPVFYKLDAVLSQALMSIGAVKGVEIGGGFASASLTASENNKIGKNYSGGISGGISEDNIFFRLSVKAPPSIRKEQTAFNSEGEKIKLSVTGEHDVCLFPRIVPVVEAMVYLTLADSVLASVNDRV, translated from the coding sequence ATGGGAGCGAATTCATTCGGCCGTTTTTTTACGGTTACGACTTTCGGTGAAAGCAGGAGCTTGGGAGTAGGGGCGGTAATTGACGGTTGCCCTGCCGGAGTTCCTCTTAAGAATGAAGATATTCAAAGCGCACTGAATAGAAGAAAGCCTTCTCCTTTACTCCGCGGCGGTAAAGAAGTGAAAACGGCTCATATTTTTTCTACAACCCGTGCGGAAGAAGACCTTTGCGAAATTCTTTCGGGTGTTTATCTGGAAAAAACTCTCGGCTCTCCTATAGCGGTGCTGGTCAAAAATAAGGAAACCTCTTTTAAAAATTATGAAAACTTAAAAGATATTTACCGTCCGGGACATGCCGATTATGCTTATGAAATAAAATACGGTTTTAGAGATTACCGCGGAGGAGGGAGAGCTTCAGGCAGAGAAACTGTCGGGCGGGTTATAGGAGGAGCTTGTGCGCGGGCTTTTTTAAATTCTTATTTTGAAAAAACGGGACAAAAAAAGACTGAAATAAAAATCTGGGCGGAGGAAATTGCGGGGATAAAAACCTCTCCTGTCTTTGAAAATTCCGCCTTACCTGAAAATATTTCGGAAAAACTTTTACAATTATCCCGTGAAGGAGATTCCGCAGGTTGTGTTTTATCGGCAGAGGTTTTAAATGTCCCCAAGGGTTTGGGCTCACCGGTTTTTTATAAACTTGATGCCGTTCTTTCACAAGCCCTTATGTCTATAGGTGCCGTAAAGGGGGTAGAAATAGGAGGCGGTTTCGCTTCGGCATCTCTTACCGCAAGCGAAAACAACAAAATCGGAAAAAATTACTCAGGCGGAATATCGGGCGGTATTTCGGAGGATAATATTTTTTTTAGGCTTTCGGTAAAAGCTCCGCCTTCAATACGTAAAGAGCAAACGGCTTTTAATTCCGAAGGAGAAAAAATAAAATTATCCGTTACAGGAGAGCACGATGTTTGTCTTTTCCCGAGAATTGTGCCGGTAGTTGAAGCTATGGTTTATTTAACCTTAGCCGATTCGGTTCTTGCCTCGGTAAACGACAGAGTGTAA
- a CDS encoding TetR/AcrR family transcriptional regulator, whose amino-acid sequence MQVLKEKVKNKIFSAAEEIFYEKDYRSAKLTDIAERAEVPVALIYTYFKNKEVLFDSVVNSVYISFSEAINAEEAETAGTALKRFEDAGEKYLHELLKNHKRLVILMDKSAGTKHEKAKEKLVKQLERHIKKMGIKRLSEKKYDPILIHILANNYTEGLLEIARHYEGEKRAKEILTLMNQCYYKGVESL is encoded by the coding sequence GTGCAGGTACTAAAAGAAAAAGTAAAGAATAAAATATTTTCAGCAGCGGAAGAAATCTTTTATGAAAAAGATTACCGCAGTGCAAAACTTACGGATATTGCCGAAAGAGCCGAAGTACCGGTAGCTTTAATTTATACTTATTTTAAAAATAAAGAAGTTCTTTTTGATTCCGTAGTTAATTCCGTATACATATCTTTTTCGGAAGCAATCAATGCGGAAGAAGCCGAAACGGCAGGTACGGCTTTAAAACGCTTTGAAGATGCCGGTGAAAAATATTTACATGAGCTTTTAAAGAATCACAAACGGCTTGTTATTCTTATGGATAAAAGTGCAGGCACAAAACACGAAAAGGCCAAAGAAAAGCTGGTAAAACAATTGGAACGTCATATAAAAAAAATGGGCATAAAAAGATTGTCCGAAAAAAAATACGACCCCATATTGATACATATACTCGCAAACAATTATACCGAAGGCTTATTGGAAATCGCCCGTCATTACGAAGGTGAAAAACGGGCAAAAGAAATCTTAACTCTTATGAATCAATGTTATTATAAGGGTGTGGAATCATTATAA